The nucleotide window AGAAGACAAAGACTCAACTACATATCAAGTATTTGAGTGGCTAACTTCTAAGGATGGACAACAACTCATTAGCGAAAATGGTTATGTAAGTATGGAATAGAAAAGGGAGGGTACCTGTGTGAAGAGAATTGCATGTTTTATTATACTAATTAGTATGACACTTGTTTCATTTAGTGGATGTAAAAAAGACTTTTTAGAAAGCTTTAAGGATGTTGAAGAATCCACAAAGAAATCAACGCAGGAAAATGTAACAAAAACAGCGGTATATTCCTATAAAACACCAATACTTAAGAAAAGCTTATTAAAGATGGATGAAGTATTTCTTTTGGGAAATGATTTGACTGTTATTTCTGAAGGTATTTATTATAATCAGTATTTTGATAATCTTTACATAATAAGTGGTAAAGGTGAGTTGATTAAGCAATTTCAGAATGTGGAGTTGCTAGGTCAACCAGGGATATTGAATGTCAATAAAAATCTATACATGGGAACTTATACGAATGAAGGTTATCTTTATGGATTATATGATTTCAAAAAACTCGATTGGAGTATTAAGCCCCAATACAGCAATATGATTCCCATATCAGAAAATTTTTACAAAGTAATTGATCAAGATGAAAATAGCGGCGTTATAAATAGTGAAGGTAAGGTCATAATCCCATTTAAATATCCTTCTAATTACAGCTTTAGGATGGCTGAGGATTATTTTATTTGTAGTAGTTATGAGGAGAACCAAGTTCTTATACTTGAAGAGGGAGGTAAAGTTATAACCATAATAGAGGGTTGTGATGCTGAGGCAATCGGTAACAATTTATTGGTTTATCATATTGATGGTAACAACTCATTATATGACCTTCAAGGAAAGCCAGTTTTTGATAATCTATCACAAGAATACTTTTTTGACAGCTATTATAAAAAGATAGTAGAGCATGAAGGGAATCATTATCGTATTTATAATGAAGATTTAAGGATGCTTTGTGAGCTTCAATTAAAAGAAGGTCAAGAATTATATACCCAAGAGAACTTCTTTACTGTAAATATAGAAAATAATGGAGCATATATCCAAGAGTATTATGATTATGATGGAAATTTATTGACAGATGAAAGTGGCAAACCATTTACGCATGTGTATTCCAGTTATTTATATTCAAGGCAAAATACAACTACAAATATTTTGGATACGAAAACGATGAAACACATTACTTTACAAGAATCGATAACCGATGATATGTCAATTGTTGAAATTGGAAAAGGGTTTTTTGGAATTACCAACTATACAAATGATTACTATAGAATGAACATTTATAATGATCAGGGTGAGAAACTACCATCTAAAGAGTTTGAATGGGCATATACGTTTGGTGATTATATTGTTGGAACCAGTGAACCCGAATACATCTATGATTACAACTTCATATGTACTATAATAGACTTTAAAGGAAAGGTTTTATATGAATCAAGTGACCGTGAGAATATATCACCTGTTTCAGATTCAATATTATTTGCCAAACGTGGTAATTTTATTGGTATAATAGATATGGATGGTAAATGGATATTTAAAACTTTTCTAGCTAATGAATGATGTTTCACTATACCCGTTTTTCTTGATAACGATAGTATTACATATGCAATTGGAAAAGCGGCGGATATATGTCAAAGGTTTAATTTTACGTAGCCGTTTTTCTTGATAACTAAGATAGTATTATATATGCAATTGGAAAAGCGGCGGATATATGTCAAAGGTTTAATTTTACATAGCCGTTTTTCTTGATTCAATGAAAACAGAGGTGATGATCTATGAGAGTGCTTGTAGTTGATGATGATAAATTGAATTTGAAAGTAGCAGATGGTTTTTTGAAGAATTGTTTCACAGATTATTATGTCATTCTTTGTCAAGAACCGACAAAGGTAATGGGCATTTTAGAGGCAGAAAATATTGACATTCTTTTGCTTGACATTATAATGCCTGAACTAAGTGGTATAGATTTATTAAGACAAATAAGAAGCAATGATTTCTATCGTGATATTCAAGTTATCATGTTGACCTCGCTTAATGACAAGGATAGCTTTAAAGCCTGTTTTGAGTTAGGCGCAAACGATTATATTTTGAAGCCCATAGATATAACAGAATTTCAAGCTAGGTTACATGCCGCAGAAAAGGCAAGAAATAATACACGTATGTTAAGAGAAATGTTAGATATGATGAAAGAACAAAATAATGAACTGAAAACAGTAAATTCATTGCTTAAGGATACCCAGTTTCATTTAATTCAATCAGGAAAGATGTCTGCTATTGGTGAGTTAGCCACCGGTGTTGCCAATGATATTAATGCACCGATTGGTGATGTTTACAATCAATTAAAGGAATTATCGGGTTATCATAAAATAGTTAAGGATTACATTGACTTTAGTACAGATAGTCTTGATAAGATAGCGAGTAGAGTTGAAGATGAAGATACCTTAAAAATAATTGAAGCGGTGAGGAATAAGCATTCGAAATTAAATATGAAAGACGTCACAAAAAATGTTGACTCAATTGTGGAAGAATCCCAAAAAGACCTCACATGTGCATCAGAGATAGTTCAATCTCTTCTAAACCTTTCGTGGATTAACCCGCAAAAGAATAATGCCAGGTGTAGGATAGACAAACTAATTGAACAAGTACTACTAGTGATTAGAAATGAAGCTAGTAAGGTTGTAGAAATAACTAATTTGGTTCCAGAACTCTCAGAGGTGTATTGTAACCAAGGAGAAATAGGTCAAGTAATTCTTAATATTGTAATAAATGCTGTACAGGCTATTAAACATGAGGAAAAAGAAGGATTAGGTCATATCTATTTCAATGGGTATGAAGAGGAAAACTATATTAGCATAAGGATATATGATGATGGACCAGGAATACCACGAGAAAATTTAGATAAAATTTTCAAGCCATTTTTTACTTGTAAGGAAGGGCAAGGAACTGGTCTCGGTCTTAGTATTTCCTATGATATCATTGTGAATAAACATAAGGGTATGATATATGCTGAAAGTGAACTTGAAAAAGGAGCTGCATTTATAATTAAGCTCCCTAAAGTAACAAATTAACTGGAGTGAAATTGATGAATAATTATGAAAATAAAGTAAAAAGAGAAATGCTTATTTGGGAAAAGGAACTGCTAAAGAACCCTAGTTTATCAAGCCGGTTTGCAAAAGGCTTACAAAACAGAGTAAATAATATGATCCCAGCTAATATACATCAAATTGTAACGCAAGCAATCAAAAGGATGGTTAAGGTTGTCCTTTTTGGTTTTGAGTTTATGAGTAAAAAGCCTTTGAGGGGTACTACAATTGCTCATAGAGAAAAAAAGGTATTAGAAAAAATTGATCAATATAAAACGTTAGCAATAGCGAGTGGATTTGGTACAGGAGCTGGAGGTATTTTTATTGGTATGGCAGATTTTCCAATATTATTGTCTATAAAAATGAAATTCTTGTTTGAAGTTGCAAGCTTATATGGTTTTGACGTTAAGAACTATAAAGAGCGTGTTTTTATTCTTTATGTTTTTCAGTTAGCATTTTCAAGTCAGCAATCTAGACAAGAAGTTTATAAGAAAATTGTGAACTGGGAAGAATATGCAAAAAGTCTCCCTACGAAGGAAGATATATTTGACTGGAGATCTTTTCAACAGGAATATAGAGATTATATTGATTTTGAAAAAATGCTTCAATTGGTTCCGGGTATAGGTGCTGTTGTAGGTGCATATGCGAACAATAAGCTTATGAAGCAACTTGGAAATGTAGCCATGCAAGCCTATAGATTAAGGCTATTAGGTTCACCAAATACAACTATAGAGCATACTATAATTACAGAGAATTAATTGGGGATGTTAATTGGGTGAAAGAACGTTTTGTTAAAATTGCAAGAGTACTCTGGATGCTGCTCTTTGCAAATGTGCTAGTTGCAGTGTTGAAAATCTTTGTTGGTAGTATTACCAATAGTGTGAGTATGACAGCGGATGGATTTCATTCATTATCAGATGGTTCATCAAATGTTATCGGTTTAATCGGGATAAAAATTGCTTCAAAGCCAGTGGATGAAAGTCATCCTTATGGACATAGAAAGTTTGAGACGTTATCGGGACTTTTTATATCTGGTATGTTATTTTATATTGCTATAAAGACAATATATGGAGCGATTATAAGATTTGCATATCCTAAAGCACTAAACATTTCTATAGGAAGTGTTGCTGTATTACTTATAACAATTGGTATTAATCTAGCAGTTTCGATTTATGAATACAAAAAAGGATTAATGCTTAACAGTGAAGTTCTAATTTCGGATGCGATTCATACAAGAAGTGATATTTTTATTTCAATAGGTGTTCTTATATCACTACTAAGTATTAAGCTAGGCTTGCCTCCGATGGTGGATTCCATTGGTTCAATGGTAGTTGCGATTTTTATTATTCATGCTTCTTATGAAATATTTATATCTACAAGCAGTATTCTAGTTGATAAAAGCGTGATAGACGAACATACCCTCAAACAAATCGTTATGAGTTATTCTCAGGTAAAGGAAGCTCATAAGATTAGAAGTAGGGGGAAAAAGGACGATGTTTTTATAGATATGCATATTTTAACTGATCCTGAAATGAGTATAGAAGAGTCGCATACACTCATGCATATAATTGAAGAAAGATTTAAAGAAGATTTAAATAGTAATATTCAACTGATTGTTCACTTTGAACCGTTTTATATTAAGAATTTGTCCACGTAGAAAAAATAAATTATATATAATCGATTCATTTCTTGTACCAAACAGAAGTCATATAGAATAAGATAAACTAAGACTTGTAATGAGGTAAAGAAATGGCTATGAATGATGACTTGTATTATGATTATGAAGGTTATGACGATTTTGACGATTATGATGATTATGAAGATTATGACCAAATAGAAAGCATGCAACGCGTACCTGATATTGATGATTATCCAGATCTTCCATTTGATCAACGTAGAAGAAGGCGTCCTAGAAGAAGGCCACCAATTGGAAATATTCCAGGAAGACCACCTCAAGGCCTACCACAAGGACCACCCCAAGGACCTCCGGGATCACCTTCTGGTTCTATGCCACAAGGACCACCTCCGAGTAGGATACCAAGAAGATCCCTTGGTGGACCTAGTTTATATGCTGTTGATCCAGGAGCTATTTGGAATTGTAGATATAAATACACTTATATATGGCTTGAGGATGGACGTAGTTTTTGGTCATGGTTGGTTTTCGTTGGAAGAAGATCCGTTGCTGGCTATCGTTGGATAGGTTATGGTTGGGTATATTTTGGAACTGATTTAGATAATATTTCGGATTTTGTTTGTTATTAAAATAAGATTAATTGAGAAGGCCAGTAAAACGGCCTTCTTGCTTTTTTTATTTTACTTAGCTATAATAATGGTATACAGATGGTTGTGAGGTGATGCATTTTGGACTTAGAAATGAATATGAATCTTGCTCAAGAACAGAGACTACTAATGACTCCACAGCTTGAATACTCGCTGAAAATACTGAAAATGAATAACGAAGAACTACTTGAACTTATTGATGAAGAGGTTCAAGCTAATCCAATACTTGAATACGCGGAGAATACTTCAAAGCCAAGTCGAAACATGAAAGATTCAATCAAAGATACAAGCTACTATGATGAATATGGGACAGCCAACTTTAATGAAGAGAATGATGAATTTAACTATATAAATTCTATACCGGATGCTTCAAGCTTAAAACCAAGCTTGGTGCAACATCTTTTGCTCCAACTTCATACAGAAAAGATTTCCGGCATAATGATGGAATTATGTGAATTTATCATTGAAAGTATTGATTCAAACGGATATTTTACCATGAATGAAAAAGAAATAAAACAAGTGATTCCTAGTACTTCTAAAGAGATTTTGAGAGCAATTGAGTTGGTTCAAAGCTTTGATCCTCCAGGAGTGGGTGCAAGAAATCTTAAGGAATGTTTACTGCTTCAAATTGTAAGGAATAATATGAAGGATAGAAATCTAATTATAATGGTAGATAACTATCTAGAAGATATTGCAGCGAATAGAATCCCTTATTTATCTCAAGTATTAGGACTAGAAATTCCACGGATAAATCAGTTAATTGCTATGATTAAAGGTTTGGATCCTAAACCCGGAAGCAGATTTTCTTTAGAAATAGCTAGATATATTAAACCAGATGTTGTAGTATGCAAAAATGATGATCAGTTTGAAGTAATGATAAATAAAGAACAGCTTCCGAATCTTAATGTCAGTACATATTACAGTGGTCTATTAACAAATAGAAAACAGCTTAATTCTGAAGAATATAGTTATATAAATAAAAACTATACTAGCGCTACATGGTTGATGCGTTGCATAGAGCAACGATTGAATACATTAGAGAGAGTAACTTCTGCTATAGTGCTTCATCAAATTGCATTTTTTGAATTTGGGAAAAAGCATTTGATGCCTTTGACATTAAAAGAAATTGCTTATGAGCTCGATATTCATGAATCAACAGTAAGTAGGGCCGTCAATGAAAAATATCTATTGTGTCAATGGGGAGTATATGAACTAAAATATTTCTTTTCTAGTAAAACAATTAGAGCGGCAAATGGCGAGGATGTCTCTTCATCAAATGCAAAGCTTGTTTTGAAAGAAATCATTGATGAGGAGGATAAATCGAATCCTCTAAGTGATACAACAATATGTAAAATTTTACAAGAAAAAGATATCTTTATTTCTAGAAGAACAGTTGCAAAATATCGAGCTCAACTTAAGATTCCAACGATGGACTTAAGAAAACATTTTAATAATGGGTAAAAATTGACAACAAATAACTTGGTTGATATATATTACCCTAACATCGGAAAGTACTGGTTAGAATTAATCATGTATAGTAATAAAAGCTGGCATGCTTATTGCTTACTTAATATCATTATGACTCACAAAGAGAAGAGGACAAAGGATATGATGATACAAAATATAACAAGAAAAGTCATAATAAACCATGAAAAAGGGCTGCATGCTAGGGTTGCAGCTATGATTGTGCAAAAAGCTGAAGAATTGCAAAAAAAATATAATGTTATCTTTAAGGTGAAAAAAGGTGCCTATAAGGAAGTGCCACTGAGCAGTATACTATTATTGATATCAATGAAAATCAAAGCAAAGGATGAAATTGAAATCATTACTAGTGGCGAGGATGTTAAAATTGCGACTCAATTGATGGGGGATTTTTTGGAAAGTGATTTTGTCTATGATCAGAGTTCCATTAGCAAGGTAGACATTCTTCTACAAGACAACATATTAACCGCAGAGAATATCTTCAGCAATATGGCAAATGGATTGTTAGCGATTGATGAAAATGATGTAATTATTATATTTAATCAAGAAGCAGAGCGAATGTTTGGTATGACCTCGGATGATGTGATTGGCAAAAATATTCAACAAGTATTTCCGGATTCTAAACTTCCTCAAATAAGTAGCACTAAAACATCTGAAATTGGATATACACAACAAATTCGCAATTACACAGTAGTCACAAGTAGCACACCAATCCTTGTTGAAAATGAAAGTAAGGGTGCTATAAGCATTTTTGAAGATATCTCTAAGCTTGTAAATATTTCTTGGCAATTAATAGAAATAAAGGAGTTAAAAGAAAAATATCAACTCATTTTAGAATCTGTTCAAGATGGCATTTGTGTATTAGATGAAAAAGGTGAGATCACTTATGCAAATGCTTCTTATGTACGAATTACAGGTCAAGAATTAGCCAATCTAACTGGTAAGAATATAGTTGATGTATCGCCAAGCGGAGATAGAGTGAAGGTGCTTAAAACAGGTGTGCCTATCTTAGGAAGCATTCGCACAAAAGAAAATGGAGTAGTAGTTGTAGCAAATGTGAATCCAATTATTGTTGATGGGCAGATTTTAGGGGCAATTTCAGTAATCAAAGATATTACGGAGGTTCAAGACCTAGCAGAAAAACTTAATCAAATGTCCGCAAAAGCAGAATATTTGCAAGAAGAGCTCATTCGAACTAAAAAATTAGGGCCTGCATTTGATGGTATTATCGGTATTAGTGGAAAAATATTTGATTCTATGGCTATAGCAGCAAAAGCTTCGATGAGTCACTATACTGTTTTGGTACGTGGTGAGAGTGGAACAGGAAAAGAACTGATTGCTGAAGCGATTCATTATTCTAGCGATAGAAGTAATGAACCCTTTATACGTGTTAATTGTGCAGCTATTCCACCAACGCTGCTGGAAAGTGAGCTTTTTGGGCATGAAAAAGGAGCTTTTACTGGAGCCTTTAAAACAAAGCTTGGCAGATTTGAACTTGCGAATAAAGGAACCATTTTTTTAGATGAAATTGGCGAGATGGATAAAAGTATGCAGGTTAAGTTACTAAGGGCAGTTCAAAAGAAGGAGTTTCAAAGAGTAGGTGGAGAAAGAACAATAAAAGTTGATGTTAGAATCGTCGCAGCGACCAATCAAAATTTAGAAGAATTGGTTAAAACAGGTGATTTCAGAGAAGATTTATATTATAGATTAAATGTAATTCCTATTTGGCTACCACCCTTAAGAGAAAGAAAAGAAGATATTCCTGTACTTGTTGAATACTTTGCACAGAAAATATGTGATGAATTAGGTAAGGAGAAGGTGCAGATTGACAAAGCAGCTATCAATGCGCTGTTTTACTATAATTGGCCAGGCAATATAAGGGAATTAGAAAATATTATGGAAAGAACAATCATTCTATTAGATGATAATACAATAAGGCTAAATAACCTGCCTAAATACATCTATGAAAATGGCAACAACTCCAATGCAGTAGATGAAGTATTGGCTTTATCAGAGCTATTAACCTGGGAAGAATATGAAAGAATAATCATTGAAAAGGCATTAAATAAATATACAAGCTTTAATGCTGCGGGTAAGGCTCTGGGGTTAACACACAATACAATTTCTTCCAAGGCGAAGAAATACAATCTTGTGAAAGAATAATTGCTGGCACACTTCTTGCTTATTAGATTATTATTGATTCATAATCTTAATAAGGAGGCGATTGCAGCATAAACAATATTACCGATAAATGGTAATACATAAATAATGGAGGGATAAAAATGGCAGCAACAATTAATAGCTTTATTAATTCAATCAATGACGAGCTAAACAAAAACAAGGAATACTTAACGGAGTTGGATGGGGCAATTGGAGATGCAGATCATGGAATCAATATGGCTAGAGGCTTCAATGCTGTAGTATCAAAAGTAACAGACGAAGATACAGATATTGGATTAACACTGAAAAAAATTGGTATGACTTTAATTTCTACAGTTGGAGGTGCATCTGGTCCGTTATATGGAACAGCATTCATGAAAGCAGGTAGTGAATCCCTTGGTAAGACAACACTTGATGCTGAGGAAGTTGTGAAAATGCTTACTGCGGCATTAAATGGAATTAAGGATAGAGGAAAAGCCGTTAAGGGCGAAAAAACGATGATCGATGCGATTGAACCTGCATTAGAGGCAATTCAAGTAGGAATAGAAAAGGGTGCATCACTTGTACAATGTCTTGAACTGGCTATTGAAGCGGCAGAAGCAGGAATTGAATATACGAAGACTGTAAGAGCAACAAAAGGTAGAGCAAGCTATTTAGGAGATAGAAGCATAGGACATCAAGATCCTGGAGCGACATCCTCGTTGATTATACTTCAAGCAGTAACTAATCATTATAAATCAAAAGTTTTGGAGGTCTAATATGGTAGGTATCGTTATTGTATCTCATAGCTTTAAAGTTGCCGAAGGCATTAAAGAGCTAGCTATGCAGATGGCTGGCCCAGAACAAAAAATCATTGCAGCTGGAGGCATGGATGATGGTAGTATTGGAACAGACGCTGTCAAAATTTGTGAAGCGATTCAAAGTGCTGACAGTGGCAAAGGTGTGGTAATATTGGTTGACCTCGGTAGTGCAGTTTTAAGTTCTAGCATGGCAATTGAGTTATTACAAGAAAGTGGAGCAAATATTGAGGTGGTCATAGCAGATGCACCGGTTTTAGAAGGAGCTATAAGTGCAGCAGTTCAGGCATATATTGGTAGTAATATAAAAGAGGTTGTTGAAGCTGCTGAGCTAGCACGTGAAGTGTTGAAACTATTGTAAGAAAAGAAGGATAGAATATGAAAATAAAAAAGACTATAGTTGCCTGGAGGTATGTACATGAAAGAAGCTAAATTTATGATTGGAAATGCTTTGGGCATACATGCTAGACCAGCTGCGGAAATTGCTAAAATAGCATCACAGTTTGAAAGCATAATAACCCTTTTTGGAAATGATAGAAAGGCGAATGCGAAAAGTTTATTAATGATTATGTCAATGGGTGTTAAAAATAGCCAAGAATTAACAGTTTCTACTGATGGAAAGGATGAAAATGAGGCAATCGAGGCTCTAAGTCAGCTTATTTCTAATAATTTTTATGAAAATTAGAGGTGTTTGAATGGAATATCAAGGAAAAAGTGTTGTTGAAGGAATTGCACTAGGGACAGTACAGTATATTCAAGACTCTTTTGATGAAATACTTCAAGAATATGTAATAGAAGATCAAGAGCATGAGAAATTGAAGTATGTACAAGCGCTATCTGAGGCAGCTAAACAACTAAGAGTAATCGTTACGAATGCAAAAGAAGCTAACAACAAGGAACAAATCGAAATTATGGAAGCTCATTTATTTATGCTACAAGATCCTATGCTTGATGATAGTATAAATCTACAAATTGAAGCAGGTGAATCAGCACCAAAGGCTATAATAAAGGCATCAGATGAGCTGGCAAATATGTTAGAAAACTTAGAGGATGCTTATTTAAGAGAACGAGCTGCAGACGTTAAAGATGTTGGTAAAAGGCTTCTTAGGAGAATTCTTAATATAGAAGAACCTAAAATTGACCAAGAAGGAATCATTTTATGTGGTGAAGATATTGAACCATCCCTCATTGCAAATCTTTCATCAGATCAAGTGTCAGGAATTGTTATGGGAAGTGGAAGTTCAACATCCCATGCAGTTATTATAGCGAAAGCAAAAGGTTTAGTGACAATAGTTGGATTAGGGACAGCAATGAAAGACTTGAAAAATGGATCAATGGCTATTATAGATGGATATAAAGGTAAGTTTATTGTAGAACCTAGTATAGAGATTATGAATGAATATCAAAAGAAGGCTGAGTTAGAAAAGCAAAGAAAAGCATATTACTTAAGCTTGGCTGATTTACCGGGAATTACCAAGGATGGCTATAAAGTTACACTTGCTACAAACATCGGAAATCCAAAAGACATTGATGATGCCTTGAAATACGGTTGTCAAGGAGTAGGCTTATATCGAACTGAATTTATCTTCATGGGGAAGAAGCAGCTACCAACTGAAGATGAGCAATATAAAGCCTATAGATATGTAGTAGAAAAGGCAAATGGACAGCTATGTGTCATACGAACAATGGATATTGGTGGTGACAAACCCCTTGAATATTTATCCATTGGAAAAGAAGAAAATCCATTTCTAGGTTGGAGAGCCATTAGAATTTGCCTAGAAAGAACAGACATATTTATGACTCAAATTAAAGCAATTCTAAGAGCAAGTGCCTATGGTAAGGTTGCAATTATGCTTCCTATGATTATTAACTTAGAAGAAATTAAACAAGCAAAAGTGTTGATTGAAAGAGCAAAGTTAGAACTCACTGAAGCAGCAGTTGCATTTGCTGAAGATGTTCAAGTAGGAATCATGATTGAAACGCCAGCAGCTGCAGTAATGGCTTCTGTTTTTGCAAAGGAAGTTGACTTTTTTAGCATAGGAACGAATGACCTT belongs to Firmicutes bacterium HGW-Firmicutes-1 and includes:
- a CDS encoding hybrid sensor histidine kinase/response regulator — protein: MRVLVVDDDKLNLKVADGFLKNCFTDYYVILCQEPTKVMGILEAENIDILLLDIIMPELSGIDLLRQIRSNDFYRDIQVIMLTSLNDKDSFKACFELGANDYILKPIDITEFQARLHAAEKARNNTRMLREMLDMMKEQNNELKTVNSLLKDTQFHLIQSGKMSAIGELATGVANDINAPIGDVYNQLKELSGYHKIVKDYIDFSTDSLDKIASRVEDEDTLKIIEAVRNKHSKLNMKDVTKNVDSIVEESQKDLTCASEIVQSLLNLSWINPQKNNARCRIDKLIEQVLLVIRNEASKVVEITNLVPELSEVYCNQGEIGQVILNIVINAVQAIKHEEKEGLGHIYFNGYEEENYISIRIYDDGPGIPRENLDKIFKPFFTCKEGQGTGLGLSISYDIIVNKHKGMIYAESELEKGAAFIIKLPKVTN
- a CDS encoding ABC transporter-associated protein EcsC, with the protein product MNNYENKVKREMLIWEKELLKNPSLSSRFAKGLQNRVNNMIPANIHQIVTQAIKRMVKVVLFGFEFMSKKPLRGTTIAHREKKVLEKIDQYKTLAIASGFGTGAGGIFIGMADFPILLSIKMKFLFEVASLYGFDVKNYKERVFILYVFQLAFSSQQSRQEVYKKIVNWEEYAKSLPTKEDIFDWRSFQQEYRDYIDFEKMLQLVPGIGAVVGAYANNKLMKQLGNVAMQAYRLRLLGSPNTTIEHTIITEN
- a CDS encoding cation transporter, whose product is MLLFANVLVAVLKIFVGSITNSVSMTADGFHSLSDGSSNVIGLIGIKIASKPVDESHPYGHRKFETLSGLFISGMLFYIAIKTIYGAIIRFAYPKALNISIGSVAVLLITIGINLAVSIYEYKKGLMLNSEVLISDAIHTRSDIFISIGVLISLLSIKLGLPPMVDSIGSMVVAIFIIHASYEIFISTSSILVDKSVIDEHTLKQIVMSYSQVKEAHKIRSRGKKDDVFIDMHILTDPEMSIEESHTLMHIIEERFKEDLNSNIQLIVHFEPFYIKNLST
- the rpoN gene encoding RNA polymerase sigma-54 factor, whose amino-acid sequence is MDLEMNMNLAQEQRLLMTPQLEYSLKILKMNNEELLELIDEEVQANPILEYAENTSKPSRNMKDSIKDTSYYDEYGTANFNEENDEFNYINSIPDASSLKPSLVQHLLLQLHTEKISGIMMELCEFIIESIDSNGYFTMNEKEIKQVIPSTSKEILRAIELVQSFDPPGVGARNLKECLLLQIVRNNMKDRNLIIMVDNYLEDIAANRIPYLSQVLGLEIPRINQLIAMIKGLDPKPGSRFSLEIARYIKPDVVVCKNDDQFEVMINKEQLPNLNVSTYYSGLLTNRKQLNSEEYSYINKNYTSATWLMRCIEQRLNTLERVTSAIVLHQIAFFEFGKKHLMPLTLKEIAYELDIHESTVSRAVNEKYLLCQWGVYELKYFFSSKTIRAANGEDVSSSNAKLVLKEIIDEEDKSNPLSDTTICKILQEKDIFISRRTVAKYRAQLKIPTMDLRKHFNNG
- a CDS encoding Fis family transcriptional regulator; protein product: MIQNITRKVIINHEKGLHARVAAMIVQKAEELQKKYNVIFKVKKGAYKEVPLSSILLLISMKIKAKDEIEIITSGEDVKIATQLMGDFLESDFVYDQSSISKVDILLQDNILTAENIFSNMANGLLAIDENDVIIIFNQEAERMFGMTSDDVIGKNIQQVFPDSKLPQISSTKTSEIGYTQQIRNYTVVTSSTPILVENESKGAISIFEDISKLVNISWQLIEIKELKEKYQLILESVQDGICVLDEKGEITYANASYVRITGQELANLTGKNIVDVSPSGDRVKVLKTGVPILGSIRTKENGVVVVANVNPIIVDGQILGAISVIKDITEVQDLAEKLNQMSAKAEYLQEELIRTKKLGPAFDGIIGISGKIFDSMAIAAKASMSHYTVLVRGESGTGKELIAEAIHYSSDRSNEPFIRVNCAAIPPTLLESELFGHEKGAFTGAFKTKLGRFELANKGTIFLDEIGEMDKSMQVKLLRAVQKKEFQRVGGERTIKVDVRIVAATNQNLEELVKTGDFREDLYYRLNVIPIWLPPLRERKEDIPVLVEYFAQKICDELGKEKVQIDKAAINALFYYNWPGNIRELENIMERTIILLDDNTIRLNNLPKYIYENGNNSNAVDEVLALSELLTWEEYERIIIEKALNKYTSFNAAGKALGLTHNTISSKAKKYNLVKE
- the dhaL gene encoding dihydroxyacetone kinase subunit L, translated to MAATINSFINSINDELNKNKEYLTELDGAIGDADHGINMARGFNAVVSKVTDEDTDIGLTLKKIGMTLISTVGGASGPLYGTAFMKAGSESLGKTTLDAEEVVKMLTAALNGIKDRGKAVKGEKTMIDAIEPALEAIQVGIEKGASLVQCLELAIEAAEAGIEYTKTVRATKGRASYLGDRSIGHQDPGATSSLIILQAVTNHYKSKVLEV
- a CDS encoding PTS mannose transporter subunit IID; the encoded protein is MVGIVIVSHSFKVAEGIKELAMQMAGPEQKIIAAGGMDDGSIGTDAVKICEAIQSADSGKGVVILVDLGSAVLSSSMAIELLQESGANIEVVIADAPVLEGAISAAVQAYIGSNIKEVVEAAELAREVLKLL
- a CDS encoding phosphocarrier protein HPr; this encodes MYMKEAKFMIGNALGIHARPAAEIAKIASQFESIITLFGNDRKANAKSLLMIMSMGVKNSQELTVSTDGKDENEAIEALSQLISNNFYEN
- the ptsP gene encoding phosphoenolpyruvate--protein phosphotransferase; the protein is MEYQGKSVVEGIALGTVQYIQDSFDEILQEYVIEDQEHEKLKYVQALSEAAKQLRVIVTNAKEANNKEQIEIMEAHLFMLQDPMLDDSINLQIEAGESAPKAIIKASDELANMLENLEDAYLRERAADVKDVGKRLLRRILNIEEPKIDQEGIILCGEDIEPSLIANLSSDQVSGIVMGSGSSTSHAVIIAKAKGLVTIVGLGTAMKDLKNGSMAIIDGYKGKFIVEPSIEIMNEYQKKAELEKQRKAYYLSLADLPGITKDGYKVTLATNIGNPKDIDDALKYGCQGVGLYRTEFIFMGKKQLPTEDEQYKAYRYVVEKANGQLCVIRTMDIGGDKPLEYLSIGKEENPFLGWRAIRICLERTDIFMTQIKAILRASAYGKVAIMLPMIINLEEIKQAKVLIERAKLELTEAAVAFAEDVQVGIMIETPAAAVMASVFAKEVDFFSIGTNDLVQYTLAVDRGNQKVSYLYDHFNIAVIHLITKIVEAAHANGKWVGVCGEMASDPLAVVLFMEMAIDELSMSAPSIPKIKEVIRGCRRDGKVLEQVLKLTEAAKIREFLSTCIVSGKAAEV